From the Kitasatospora atroaurantiaca genome, the window ACGGGCTGCGCTTCTCCTTCTACGACGGCCGCCACCCGGCCGGCCTGCAACTCCCCCGCGCGTTCTACCTGCCCTTCCTGGAGCAGGCCGCCCACGTGCACCTGTCCATCACGGGCATCAACCGCGAGCTCTACCAGGACATCCACCGCCTGGGCCTGAGCTGCTCCACCGACCTGCACGCCTGGGACGGCGAGGACGAGCACCACCGCTTCTACGCGCTCCGCTCGGACCTGGTCTTCCTGTCGGTGGCCGGCTGCCGGGGACGCCACGAGGAGGTCATGCGCTCGGTCCTGGCCGAGGGCCGGGCCAGGCTGGTCGCCGCGACGGCGGGCGGCGAGGGCAGCTACCTGCTCACCCGGGAGGACGACACCGTGCGGCACTTCCCGACGGTCGACCCGGGCCAGCCGGTCGTGGACAGCAACGGCGCCGGGGACGCCTTCGTCACCGGCTTCCTCAGCTCGTGGTTCGCGGGCCGGCCGGCCGAGGAGTGCATGCTGGCCGGCGCCGTCGCCGGGGCCTTCGCCTGCACCAGTGCGGGCACCCACACCGACTTCATCGGTGCCGGGCAGCTCGCCGCCCAGGTGGCCGCGCACCGGAGCTGACCGACCGGCGGGGCCGGACGGCGCCTCAGCCCGCGAGCCGTGCCGTCTCGGCGACCCAGAGCTTGGTGAACTCGGCGATACCGGGCCCGAGCCGGTCGCGCATCACCCGGTCGAGCCAGACGTCCCGGTCCGCGGGCGGCCCCTCCGCCCCCACCGCGCGGTAGAACGCGACCAGCCGGTCCGTGCCGAACCGACGGGCGATCAGATCACAGGCCAGCCAGGAGAGTTCGTACGCCTGGGCGATCCCGGCGGAGCCCGCCGCGAAGTCCGCGTCGGCGGGCAGCGACTGCGGGATCCGGCCCGCTGCGACGTCCCTGGCGAGCTCGGGGGCTATCTGGCGGGGGGTGCGGCCGGTGCCCCGGTACCCGGTGAAGTCCGCGACGCCCTCGGAGAGCCACAGCGGCGTCCAGGCCCGGGTGTCGGCGCGGGTGGCGACATGGGTCGCCTCGTGGGTGGTGACGACCCGCCGCCCCAGCTCGGTGAGCCCGGCGAAGGCCTCCGGGTTGATCAGCACCCGGTCCGCGGGGGCGTGCAGCGGGGCCCCTGCGGCGGCCGTGGTGACCGCGGCGATGCCCTGGTAGTCGGCCGCGGGGACGCCCAGCAGTTGGGCGAACTGCACCTCGGTCGCAGGGATCTCGACCAGCAGGCGGCCTGCCCAGCCGGTGCCCCAGACCTCGCTCACGGCCGGTACCGCCCGGTCGGCCACCGCCACCGTGGGCGCCAGCTCGCTCTCCCCGGCCGGGCCGAGGACCAGGCTGTGCTTTCCGCGTACCGCGTGGACGACCCCCTGGTCCCAGAGCGCGGACGGCCCCGTCGGCTGGTCGCCCGAGAGCAGCCAGCCGCCACCGGCCCGGACGAAGGACAGCTTGCGGGCCATCACCGCGGGGTGGTCGTCGACGTCCTGCAGCCGGAAGCCGAACTCGGCCGTGGCGGTCAGCCGGTCGGCGGGCCCGGGCTCCTCGAAGTCCGTGAGCCGGTAGAAGACGTCGGCGAACGGCACCTGCACCATCCGGGCCAGCGCCTCGCGCTGGGCGGTCCTGGCCTCCGGGGTGACGCCGGCCAGCAGGGCGGCCAGGTCGACCTGGTGCAGGGCCCTGGCCCGCTCGGCGAGCAGCGCCTCGATCCCCGGCCGGGCCGAGGGCACGGCGATCGCCGGGGACGCCGTGACGGTCCGGACGGCGGGCCGGGTGAACGGCAGCGAGAGCTGGGCCAGCCCGCCGGCCGCCAGCAGCAGCGCACCGCGCCGGGACAGCGTGCAGCGACCCGCCTCGGCGGACCGGGGCAGGTCGGTGACCAGCGGCTCCTCGTCGGTGCTCAGACTCGCACCACCCCGGCGACCGGCATCGCGTTGACACTCTCGTAGCGGACCTTGGCGCCCGGGTAGGGCGCGTGCACGACGACGCCGCCGCCGGCGTACATGCCGACGTGGTGCATGTCCCTGTAGAAGATCACCAGGTCTCCCGGTCGTGCCTCGGACAGACTCACCCGCTGCCCCGCGTACGCCTGCGCCTGCGAGGTACGCGGCAAGGTCACTCCGGCCTGCCGCCAGCTCCAGTACATCAGACCGGAGCAGTCGAAGGTGCGCGGGCCGGTGGATCCGTAGACGTACGGTGAGCCGATCTTGCTGATCGCGGCGGCCAGGGCGGCGGCGGCCCGGTCGGAGGAGGGCGGCAGATTGCCGAGGTCGAGCCGGTCGAGGCCGCGGGTGGCCCGCTTCTCGGCGTCCCTGGCGTCCTCGGCGACCATCCGGGCGCGCTCGCCCGCACCGAGGGTGTTCAGCAGGCGCTGGGCCTTGGTGAGCCGCTGCTGGACCTCCTCCTTGCTCTCGGCGAGCGCACGGCGGACCTCCTCCAGCTCGGCGAGTTTGGCGGTGGTCTCGGCCCGCCGCTGGTCCAGTCGCCGCTGACGGTCGATCACCTGGTGCAGCGTGTCGTTCTGGCGCGCGGCGGCCTGGTCGAGGCTGCGGGCCCGGTTCAGGTAGGCCGCGGGGTCGGAGTCCAGCATCAGCTGGACGGCCGGGTCGATGCCGCCGGCCCGGTACTGGGCCGCCGCGACGACCCCCAGGTCGGCGCGCAGCCGGTTGAGCTCCTCCTGCCCGGCCGCCACCTGCCCCTGCAGGGCGCCGGTCTCGGCCTGAAGCTGCTTCTGGTACTCCTGGGCGGCGTTGAACTTCTCGGAGGCCTGCTCGGCCTCGTCGTAGAGCTGGTCCACCTGGGCCTTGACGTCCTTCTTGGAGGGCGGCTCGGCGGGCGCGGCGGGCGCCGCCTGGGCGCTTCCGCCGACCGCCATGCCGAGCGCGGTGGTCGCGGCTGCGGTGAGTACCAGCGCACGGGCCAGCCGGTGTGCGCCTGGCAGCTGGGAACGGCGGTGCATCGACATGCGGCGACTCCATTCCTGCGGCCGGGCCACCGCCGCCGCCCGGGATGGGCGGCCGTCCGTGCGGAGGTCCGGGGGCAGACGTTAGCGAGTCACAGCGATCTAGTCCAAACCCCCGTAACACCGAATATTTGACCCCTAATCGGACATCAGCTCGACGAACCCGGAGATGCCGCAGGCCCGGCACCCATGAGGG encodes:
- a CDS encoding carbohydrate kinase family protein; amino-acid sequence: MSEYDILVVGGAGVDTIVRVDRLEIPDADSVYVPPVIDYVGHTGNGVALGCHTLGLRTKFIDFLGEDPQGAMILEAYGRRGLDFSHLLSPAGTPRGINLVDADGLRFSFYDGRHPAGLQLPRAFYLPFLEQAAHVHLSITGINRELYQDIHRLGLSCSTDLHAWDGEDEHHRFYALRSDLVFLSVAGCRGRHEEVMRSVLAEGRARLVAATAGGEGSYLLTREDDTVRHFPTVDPGQPVVDSNGAGDAFVTGFLSSWFAGRPAEECMLAGAVAGAFACTSAGTHTDFIGAGQLAAQVAAHRS
- a CDS encoding C40 family peptidase codes for the protein MSMHRRSQLPGAHRLARALVLTAAATTALGMAVGGSAQAAPAAPAEPPSKKDVKAQVDQLYDEAEQASEKFNAAQEYQKQLQAETGALQGQVAAGQEELNRLRADLGVVAAAQYRAGGIDPAVQLMLDSDPAAYLNRARSLDQAAARQNDTLHQVIDRQRRLDQRRAETTAKLAELEEVRRALAESKEEVQQRLTKAQRLLNTLGAGERARMVAEDARDAEKRATRGLDRLDLGNLPPSSDRAAAALAAAISKIGSPYVYGSTGPRTFDCSGLMYWSWRQAGVTLPRTSQAQAYAGQRVSLSEARPGDLVIFYRDMHHVGMYAGGGVVVHAPYPGAKVRYESVNAMPVAGVVRV